In Sphingopyxis sp. FD7, a single window of DNA contains:
- a CDS encoding pilus assembly protein CpaE, producing MNAHFKPGTLRDPFNAFVCDDDTLELIRVAASDMGWPMEKCNKGGLRNAVQSLSVSASPNILFVDMSESGDPINDINALAEVCEPGTVVIAAGQVNDVRLYRDLLSSGIQDYLLKPLSLDQVRESLTMAQAMLSAPKHAEMHDDKPHHMMAVVGVRGGVGASMVATSLAWAISEQADRQTALLDLDVHFGTGALTLDLEPGRGLIDAIDNPSRIDGLFIERAMVRASDKLSLLSAEAPIHQPVMTDGSAFFQLEEELRNAFEMTIVDIPRQVLIPFPHLVSEAGTILLVSDVTLAAARDTIRLLSWFKQNVPGARVLLVANKFQSAIGELSRKEFESSIERAIDIVIPFDPKLVAQAAKLGKSYAETCKGTKAAQVWNNLMRLILDGADVEAEDAAASARSKAGGSLLGKLGFTKKGKKEAA from the coding sequence GTGAACGCTCATTTCAAACCCGGAACGCTACGCGACCCTTTCAACGCTTTCGTCTGTGACGACGACACGCTGGAATTGATCCGCGTCGCGGCCAGCGACATGGGCTGGCCGATGGAAAAGTGCAACAAGGGTGGCCTGCGGAACGCCGTCCAGTCGCTGTCGGTATCGGCAAGCCCCAACATCCTGTTCGTCGACATGTCGGAATCGGGCGACCCGATCAATGACATCAATGCGCTGGCAGAGGTCTGCGAGCCGGGCACGGTGGTGATCGCGGCGGGTCAGGTCAACGATGTCCGCCTGTATCGCGATTTGCTGTCGAGCGGGATTCAGGACTATCTCCTGAAGCCGCTGTCGCTCGATCAGGTCCGCGAATCGCTGACGATGGCGCAGGCGATGCTGTCGGCGCCCAAACATGCCGAGATGCACGACGACAAGCCTCATCACATGATGGCGGTGGTCGGGGTGCGCGGCGGTGTCGGCGCGTCGATGGTCGCAACCTCGCTCGCCTGGGCGATCAGCGAACAGGCCGACCGCCAGACCGCACTGCTCGATCTCGACGTTCATTTCGGCACGGGCGCGCTGACGCTCGACCTGGAACCCGGTCGCGGGCTCATTGACGCGATCGACAATCCCAGTCGCATCGACGGCCTGTTCATCGAGCGCGCCATGGTCAGGGCGTCGGACAAGCTCAGCCTGCTGTCGGCCGAAGCCCCGATCCACCAGCCGGTGATGACGGACGGTTCGGCCTTTTTTCAGCTCGAAGAGGAATTGCGCAATGCCTTCGAGATGACGATCGTGGATATCCCGCGCCAGGTTCTGATCCCCTTCCCGCACCTCGTGTCGGAAGCGGGCACGATCCTGTTGGTGAGCGATGTCACGCTGGCGGCCGCGCGCGATACGATCCGCCTTCTGTCCTGGTTCAAGCAGAATGTGCCCGGCGCACGCGTGCTGCTGGTCGCCAACAAGTTCCAGAGCGCGATCGGCGAACTGTCGCGCAAGGAGTTTGAATCCTCGATCGAACGAGCGATCGACATCGTCATTCCATTCGATCCCAAGCTGGTCGCGCAAGCGGCAAAGCTGGGCAAATCCTACGCCGAAACCTGCAAGGGCACCAAGGCGGCGCAGGTCTGGAACAATCTGATGCGGCTGATCCTCGACGGCGCCGATGTCGAAGCCGAAGACGCGGCTGCGTCGGCCAGGAGCAAGGCGGGCGGGTCGCTGCTTGGCAAGCTCGGTTTCACCAAAAAGGGCAAGAAAGAGGCGGCGTGA
- a CDS encoding type II secretion system F family protein: protein MISTLPVTAAFTGAQNGPSILGIDVVWAGTLLAAIGVFAVLVAIYNALTVRNPMTKRVKALNERREQLKAGITASTAKRRARLVRKNQTADKMRSFLGRLQVLQEGQIKEVQQKLAQAGIRSKDLAVAVIFGRMVLPILFGGLAVFLIYIVDMWPTLTPFKRSGFTMAALILGYKAPDLFVDNKRQKRTDAIRKGLPDALDLLVICAEAGLTVDSAFARVSKELGRAYPELGEEFALTSIELGFLTERRQAFENLAYRVNLESVKGVVTTMIQTEKYGTPLASALRVLSAEFRNERMMRAEEKAARLPAIMTVPLILFILPVLFIVILGPAACSLSDAMSGGSFGGK, encoded by the coding sequence ATGATCAGCACCCTGCCCGTCACCGCCGCATTTACGGGCGCCCAGAACGGCCCCTCGATCCTTGGCATCGACGTCGTCTGGGCCGGCACCCTGCTCGCCGCGATCGGCGTCTTTGCGGTGCTTGTCGCCATCTACAATGCGCTGACCGTGCGCAATCCGATGACGAAGCGCGTCAAGGCGCTGAACGAGCGCCGCGAACAGTTGAAGGCGGGCATTACCGCCTCGACGGCCAAGCGGCGCGCGCGCCTCGTGCGCAAAAATCAGACCGCCGACAAGATGCGAAGCTTTCTGGGTCGCTTGCAGGTCTTACAGGAAGGGCAGATCAAGGAGGTCCAGCAAAAGCTGGCGCAGGCGGGCATCCGGTCAAAGGATCTGGCCGTCGCGGTCATTTTCGGGCGAATGGTGCTGCCCATCCTGTTCGGGGGGCTTGCCGTCTTCCTCATCTATATCGTCGACATGTGGCCGACGCTGACCCCGTTCAAGCGGTCGGGCTTCACGATGGCGGCGCTGATTCTCGGCTACAAGGCGCCCGACCTGTTCGTCGACAACAAGCGCCAGAAACGCACCGACGCCATTCGCAAAGGGCTTCCCGACGCGCTCGATCTCCTTGTGATCTGCGCCGAAGCAGGCCTGACCGTCGACTCGGCCTTTGCGCGCGTCTCGAAAGAGCTCGGCCGCGCCTATCCCGAACTGGGCGAGGAATTCGCCCTGACGTCGATCGAGCTCGGCTTCCTGACCGAGCGGCGGCAAGCGTTTGAAAACCTGGCCTATCGCGTCAATCTGGAATCGGTGAAAGGCGTCGTCACGACGATGATCCAGACCGAAAAATATGGCACCCCGCTCGCCAGCGCGCTGCGTGTTCTTTCGGCCGAGTTCCGCAACGAGCGCATGATGCGCGCCGAAGAGAAGGCCGCACGCCTGCCCGCGATCATGACGGTGCCGCTGATCCTCTTCATCCTGCCGGTGCTGTTCATCGTCATTCTGGGCCCTGCGGCCTGCTCGCTGAGCGACGCGATGTCGGGCGGCAGCTTCGGCGGCAAATAG
- a CDS encoding fumarylacetoacetate hydrolase family protein: MKLASLKQGRDGRLVVVSDDLAWYADAAAIAATMQAALDNWADAAPRLAALAEDLNHDAIPKERFHERDAASPLPRAYQWADGSAYVNHVALVRQARGAEMPESFWHDPLMYQGGSDAFLAPRDPIPLGDPAWGCDMEAEVVVVTDDVPAGIDPIAAREKILLVGLTNDVSLRGLIPAELAKGFGFFQSKPSSAMSPVFVTPDALGDRWKGGKLHGTLCVDLNGQPLGRADAGVDMTFDFGQLIAHAAKTRNLGAGTIIGSGTVSNRDADGGPGKPVSEGGLGYSCLAEVRTVETIRHGEARTPFMQKGDTVRIWMDDERHHSIFGAIEQTVA; the protein is encoded by the coding sequence GTGAAACTAGCTTCGCTCAAACAGGGCCGCGACGGCCGCCTGGTCGTCGTTTCGGACGATCTTGCCTGGTATGCCGACGCCGCGGCGATCGCAGCCACGATGCAGGCGGCGCTCGACAATTGGGCCGATGCCGCGCCGCGTCTGGCGGCGCTGGCCGAGGATCTGAACCATGATGCGATTCCGAAAGAGCGGTTCCACGAACGCGACGCGGCCTCGCCACTGCCGCGCGCTTATCAATGGGCCGACGGCAGCGCCTATGTGAACCATGTCGCGCTGGTGCGGCAGGCGCGCGGCGCCGAGATGCCCGAAAGCTTCTGGCACGATCCGCTGATGTATCAGGGCGGCAGCGACGCCTTTCTCGCGCCGCGCGATCCGATCCCGCTCGGCGATCCGGCGTGGGGATGCGACATGGAAGCCGAGGTCGTCGTGGTCACCGATGACGTTCCCGCCGGGATCGACCCGATCGCGGCCCGCGAGAAGATATTGCTTGTCGGCTTGACGAATGACGTCTCGCTCCGCGGTTTGATTCCCGCCGAACTGGCCAAAGGGTTCGGCTTTTTCCAGTCGAAGCCCTCAAGCGCGATGTCGCCGGTTTTTGTGACGCCCGATGCGCTCGGCGACCGCTGGAAAGGGGGCAAGCTGCACGGCACGCTGTGCGTCGACCTCAACGGCCAGCCGCTCGGGCGCGCCGATGCGGGCGTCGACATGACCTTCGATTTCGGCCAGCTCATCGCCCATGCGGCGAAGACGCGAAATCTGGGCGCAGGCACGATCATCGGGTCGGGCACCGTGTCGAACCGCGATGCCGACGGCGGACCCGGCAAGCCGGTCAGCGAAGGCGGGCTGGGATATAGCTGTCTGGCCGAAGTGCGGACGGTGGAAACGATCCGGCACGGGGAAGCCAGGACGCCCTTTATGCAGAAGGGCGATACCGTGCGCATCTGGATGGACGACGAACGCCACCACAGCATCTTTGGGGCGATCGAACAGACCGTCGCCTGA
- a CDS encoding glutamine synthetase family protein: MSVNLEQWISEHNIDEVECIVPDINGVQRGKVLPARKFLTSVKDKTLRIPGSVFICTIDGHYPEDIDDIWDKDPDKILIADPDTICVAPGFTSPTAFVIADAFNGDGTEVDIAPRTILKKVLGLYEEKGWKPIIAPEVEFYLVSQNTDPDFPLTPPTGQSGRAETASQPYGLEAMNEYEDIIDHIYDDCELMGLNIDTMIHEMGAAQLEVNFNHGDPLRLADEVFLFKRVVRNVARQHDVYATFMANPMAGQPGSAMHIHQSVVDADTGRNLFATANGRDSAAFRSFVAGLIRFMPQISPMWAPNVNSFRRMRPDSAAPINVQWGADNRSCGFRIPVSDKHNRRVENRLPGADSNPYLAIAASLVCGYIGMVDRMVPPKPITGSAYNRARTLPRTLEAALDRFASCKKVRNLLGDDFFEIFYAVKDYELFNYQSVVSSWEREHLLMRV; the protein is encoded by the coding sequence ATGTCAGTCAATCTGGAACAATGGATCAGCGAGCATAATATCGACGAAGTCGAATGTATCGTCCCTGACATCAACGGGGTCCAGCGCGGCAAGGTGTTGCCCGCGCGCAAGTTCCTGACCTCGGTGAAGGACAAGACGCTCCGCATTCCGGGCAGCGTCTTCATCTGCACGATCGACGGCCATTACCCCGAGGACATCGACGACATATGGGACAAGGATCCCGACAAGATACTCATCGCCGATCCCGATACCATCTGTGTCGCGCCAGGCTTTACGTCGCCGACCGCTTTCGTGATCGCCGACGCCTTTAACGGCGATGGCACCGAGGTCGACATCGCACCGCGCACGATCCTCAAAAAAGTGCTGGGCCTTTATGAAGAAAAGGGCTGGAAACCGATCATCGCGCCCGAGGTCGAGTTCTACCTCGTGTCGCAGAATACCGACCCCGATTTCCCGCTCACCCCGCCCACCGGCCAATCGGGCCGCGCCGAGACGGCGAGCCAGCCCTATGGGCTGGAGGCGATGAACGAATATGAGGACATCATCGACCATATCTATGACGATTGCGAGCTGATGGGCCTCAACATCGATACGATGATCCACGAAATGGGTGCGGCGCAGCTGGAAGTGAATTTCAATCATGGCGATCCGCTGCGCCTTGCCGACGAGGTGTTCCTGTTCAAGCGCGTCGTGCGCAACGTCGCGAGGCAGCATGACGTCTACGCGACGTTCATGGCCAATCCGATGGCGGGTCAGCCGGGCAGCGCGATGCACATCCATCAGTCGGTCGTCGACGCGGATACGGGGCGCAACCTGTTTGCGACCGCCAATGGCCGCGACAGCGCCGCCTTTCGTTCCTTCGTCGCGGGGCTCATCCGTTTCATGCCGCAAATCTCGCCGATGTGGGCGCCCAATGTGAACAGCTTTCGCCGGATGCGCCCGGACAGCGCGGCGCCGATCAACGTCCAATGGGGCGCCGACAACCGATCGTGCGGCTTTCGCATCCCCGTGTCGGACAAGCACAACCGGCGCGTCGAAAACCGCCTGCCGGGGGCGGACAGCAACCCCTATCTCGCGATCGCCGCCTCGCTCGTATGCGGCTATATCGGCATGGTCGACCGCATGGTGCCACCCAAGCCGATCACCGGCAGCGCCTATAACCGTGCGCGCACGCTGCCGCGCACGCTGGAAGCCGCGCTCGACCGTTTTGCCTCATGCAAGAAAGTGCGTAACCTGCTCGGCGACGATTTCTTCGAGATTTTCTACGCGGTGAAGGATTATGAGCTGTTCAATTACCAGTCGGTCGTGTCGAGCTGGGAGCGCGAACATCTGCTGATGCGGGTCTGA
- a CDS encoding sensor histidine kinase, which translates to MFDRLSSLVTALTLVAIAAIFAALADGDPLAIAMMAIAGFAAALTVYSALPHAHSDTRSAGVAPAEMRPLSFLRHPDFARWVDQEKDPLLGVADNIVAIANDAAIRLLGRHIVGADIRTAIRHPVAAEWLSRIDGDAALETINLVDYPRPGQRWTMRIAALSNGERIVFLSDRSAIDAADRMRSDFVANASHELRTPLAAILGYVETLQDMNGEDDGATRHRFLSIIEREARRMQQLVIDLLSISRVEADRFRRPTTEVDLAAIVRHTITQLQDSETARPRDIVVALGTEKLPMRGDEAQLGQLVHNIISNAMKYGHPGTPVTVELLREGARVRLSVSDEGDGIAPDHIPRLTERFYRVDEARSRSVGGTGLGLAIVKHISERHQGQLDIESEVGKGTRVSVTFPLAVDA; encoded by the coding sequence ATGTTCGATCGCTTGTCCAGCCTTGTCACCGCGTTGACGCTGGTTGCCATTGCGGCGATCTTTGCCGCCCTCGCCGACGGCGATCCGCTGGCGATCGCGATGATGGCGATCGCCGGATTCGCCGCCGCCCTCACCGTATATAGCGCGCTTCCCCATGCCCATTCCGATACGCGCTCCGCGGGAGTGGCGCCTGCCGAGATGCGCCCTCTTTCCTTTCTGCGCCACCCCGATTTCGCGCGCTGGGTCGATCAGGAAAAGGATCCGTTGCTTGGCGTCGCCGACAATATCGTCGCCATCGCCAACGACGCCGCGATCCGGCTTTTGGGGCGCCATATCGTCGGCGCCGACATCCGCACCGCGATCCGCCACCCGGTTGCCGCCGAATGGCTGTCGCGGATCGACGGCGACGCCGCGCTGGAAACGATCAACCTGGTCGATTATCCACGCCCCGGCCAGCGCTGGACGATGCGCATCGCGGCGCTCTCGAACGGCGAGCGCATTGTCTTCCTGTCCGACCGCTCGGCAATCGACGCTGCCGACCGGATGCGCTCCGATTTCGTCGCCAATGCCAGCCACGAGCTGCGTACGCCGCTCGCCGCGATCCTGGGCTATGTGGAAACACTGCAGGACATGAACGGCGAAGACGACGGTGCGACGCGGCACCGCTTCCTGTCGATCATCGAGCGCGAGGCGCGGCGGATGCAGCAGCTGGTGATCGACCTGCTGTCGATTTCGCGCGTCGAAGCCGACCGCTTTCGCCGCCCGACCACCGAGGTCGACCTTGCCGCGATCGTCCGCCACACGATCACGCAGTTACAGGACAGCGAAACCGCCCGGCCGAGGGATATTGTCGTGGCGCTCGGGACCGAAAAACTGCCGATGCGCGGCGACGAAGCGCAGCTTGGCCAGCTTGTCCACAATATCATTTCCAACGCGATGAAATATGGACACCCCGGCACCCCGGTGACGGTCGAGCTGCTGCGCGAAGGCGCGCGCGTACGCCTGTCGGTCAGCGACGAGGGCGACGGCATCGCCCCCGACCATATCCCTCGGCTGACCGAGCGCTTTTACCGCGTCGACGAGGCGCGTAGCCGCTCGGTCGGCGGCACCGGGCTCGGCCTCGCGATCGTCAAGCATATCAGCGAGCGGCACCAGGGCCAGCTCGACATCGAAAGCGAAGTCGGCAAGGGCACGAGGGTATCGGTGACCTTTCCCCTCGCCGTCGACGCCTAG
- a CDS encoding aspartate aminotransferase family protein translates to MRGDNDRLASFWMPFTANRAFKAHPRQLVSANGMYYRSSDGRDVLDGTSGLWCSNAGHCRPEIAEAIARTAATLDFAPTFQLGHPLPFELAQRLGELMPRGLDRIFFTNSGSESVDTALKIALAIQRARGQGTRTRLIGRERGYHGTGFGGISVGGLVNNRRAFGGGLAGVDHLRHTHDPERNAFSRGFPRHGAELADDLQRLVDLHGAETIAAVIVEPMAGSTGVLVPPVGYLRRLREICDRHGIILIFDEVITAFGRVGGATAAGTWGVTPDIITMAKGLTNAAVPMGAVAVKRELHDAVIDSAPGGIELFHGYTYSGHPLASAAGLATLDIYARDGLFDRANELGAYWEDAAHSLKGRRHIIDIRTIGLVAGIELTPRPGAPTARAMELFHACFDNGLLVRATGDIIALSPPLIVEKAQIDAMFGKIAELLDRID, encoded by the coding sequence ATGAGGGGTGACAACGACCGGCTGGCAAGTTTCTGGATGCCCTTCACTGCGAACCGTGCTTTCAAGGCGCATCCGCGCCAGCTCGTTTCCGCAAACGGCATGTATTACCGCTCGAGCGACGGGCGCGACGTGCTCGACGGCACATCGGGTCTCTGGTGCAGCAATGCGGGTCATTGCCGACCCGAGATTGCCGAGGCGATCGCCAGGACCGCGGCGACGCTGGATTTCGCGCCGACCTTTCAACTCGGTCATCCGCTGCCCTTTGAACTGGCGCAACGGCTGGGCGAATTGATGCCGCGGGGTCTCGACCGGATATTTTTTACCAACAGTGGCTCAGAATCGGTTGATACAGCGCTGAAAATCGCACTCGCCATCCAGCGCGCGAGGGGGCAGGGGACGCGCACCCGGCTGATCGGACGCGAGCGCGGCTACCATGGCACGGGCTTTGGCGGGATCAGCGTCGGGGGCCTCGTCAACAATCGCCGCGCCTTTGGTGGCGGACTGGCTGGCGTCGATCATCTCCGCCATACGCACGATCCGGAGCGCAATGCCTTCAGTCGCGGGTTCCCTCGGCATGGGGCCGAACTCGCCGACGACCTGCAGCGCCTCGTCGATCTGCACGGCGCCGAGACGATCGCCGCGGTGATCGTCGAACCGATGGCGGGCTCGACCGGCGTGCTTGTGCCGCCGGTCGGCTATCTTCGGCGTCTGCGCGAGATTTGCGACCGGCACGGGATCATCCTGATCTTTGACGAGGTCATCACCGCCTTTGGCCGCGTCGGCGGCGCAACGGCCGCCGGGACGTGGGGCGTGACCCCCGACATCATCACGATGGCCAAGGGCCTCACCAACGCCGCCGTGCCGATGGGAGCAGTCGCGGTGAAACGCGAGCTTCACGATGCGGTGATCGACAGCGCGCCGGGCGGGATCGAACTGTTCCACGGCTACACCTATTCCGGGCACCCGCTGGCGAGCGCGGCCGGTCTCGCAACGCTCGACATTTACGCGCGCGACGGTTTGTTCGATCGCGCGAATGAGCTCGGCGCCTATTGGGAGGATGCGGCGCACAGCCTGAAGGGGCGGCGTCACATCATCGACATCCGCACGATCGGCCTCGTCGCGGGGATCGAACTGACCCCGCGCCCCGGCGCACCGACCGCGCGCGCGATGGAATTGTTCCATGCCTGTTTCGACAATGGCCTGCTGGTGCGCGCGACCGGCGACATCATCGCGCTGTCGCCGCCGCTGATCGTCGAAAAGGCGCAGATCGACGCGATGTTCGGAAAGATTGCCGAGCTGCTCGACCGGATCGATTAG
- a CDS encoding NAD(P)/FAD-dependent oxidoreductase: MSDPLNHSYYAATAHEWQPHADIEGDLECDVAVIGGGFTGLSAALACAERGFSTILIERERIGFGASGRNGGQLIPGLRWTASEIEAQFGRERADALFDLCWRNNRVQARIAKHGIDCDLKTGHLEAAWTPKDFDAMRREADYLATRFDYETDIIAKAAMGSHIASPLYHGGVYDAHAGHFHPLNYAIGLAKAADKAGVRILEGQRASWNHEGNDSKLSVGKSKIDARYVINATDSWIGDVEPDLGRYTVPIMNYNIATAPLANADALLPSDAAVADSRFVLNYFRLSADKRLIFGGGERYSQTPPRDIAAFVRPFMAEVFPQIADAKIDYGWGGAVAVTMNRLPHIGRRGSMFFAHGFSGHGALVTTLAGELIAEAMAGTAERFDVLAELPAQPFPGGKWLRRPLATLGLIYYALKDRIG, from the coding sequence ATGAGCGACCCGCTGAACCACAGCTATTACGCCGCGACCGCCCACGAATGGCAGCCGCACGCCGACATTGAGGGCGATCTCGAATGCGATGTCGCCGTCATCGGCGGCGGCTTCACCGGGCTGAGCGCCGCCCTTGCCTGCGCCGAGCGGGGTTTTTCCACGATCCTGATCGAACGCGAGCGTATCGGTTTCGGCGCGTCCGGGCGCAACGGAGGGCAGCTTATTCCTGGCCTGCGCTGGACCGCTTCCGAAATTGAAGCCCAGTTCGGCCGCGAGCGCGCCGACGCGCTGTTCGACCTTTGCTGGCGCAACAATCGCGTGCAGGCGCGGATTGCAAAGCACGGTATCGACTGCGATCTGAAGACCGGGCATCTGGAGGCGGCATGGACGCCGAAGGACTTCGATGCGATGCGGCGCGAGGCTGATTATCTGGCAACGCGCTTCGACTATGAAACCGACATCATCGCCAAGGCGGCGATGGGATCGCACATCGCCAGCCCGCTCTATCATGGGGGCGTGTATGACGCCCACGCCGGGCATTTCCACCCGCTGAACTATGCCATCGGTCTGGCGAAAGCGGCCGATAAAGCCGGTGTCCGGATTCTCGAAGGCCAGCGCGCAAGCTGGAATCACGAGGGCAATGACAGCAAGCTGTCCGTCGGCAAGTCCAAGATCGATGCCCGCTACGTCATCAACGCCACCGACAGCTGGATCGGCGACGTCGAACCCGACCTCGGCCGCTACACAGTGCCGATCATGAACTATAATATCGCGACCGCGCCGCTCGCGAACGCCGACGCGCTGCTCCCCAGCGATGCGGCGGTCGCCGACAGCCGCTTCGTCCTCAACTATTTCCGCCTGTCGGCCGACAAGCGCCTTATCTTCGGCGGCGGCGAGCGTTATTCGCAGACGCCGCCGCGCGACATCGCCGCGTTCGTGCGCCCGTTCATGGCAGAGGTGTTCCCGCAAATCGCCGATGCGAAGATCGACTATGGCTGGGGCGGCGCGGTGGCGGTGACGATGAACCGGTTGCCGCATATCGGACGGCGCGGGAGCATGTTTTTCGCGCACGGATTTTCGGGCCACGGCGCGCTGGTGACGACGCTGGCGGGCGAGCTGATCGCCGAGGCGATGGCGGGCACCGCCGAACGCTTCGACGTGCTTGCAGAGCTGCCTGCGCAGCCCTTCCCCGGTGGCAAATGGCTGCGCCGCCCGCTCGCGACGCTGGGGCTCATCTATTATGCGCTGAAAGACCGTATAGGATGA
- a CDS encoding CpaD family pilus assembly protein: MKNIATWTVLALATTLAGCAGSAYSNRSLESVHQPVVRNSIYQFDVAATDGELPPSEQGRLQGWFDAMGIRYGDRVAIEDPSLYGASSAQSTVRAMVERRGLLLSKDVPVTTGAVPEGHIRVVVTRASASVPGCPDWGTKSSLNPLNATSSNYGCATNSNLAAMVADPNDLIKGTRDTGHDPVAATRAIQTYRTKPQTGAGELTKTSTSGGGQ, encoded by the coding sequence ATGAAAAATATCGCAACTTGGACGGTCCTGGCCCTGGCGACGACCCTCGCCGGCTGCGCGGGCAGCGCCTATAGCAACCGCAGCCTGGAATCGGTGCACCAGCCGGTCGTGCGCAACAGCATCTATCAGTTCGACGTCGCCGCGACGGACGGCGAACTGCCGCCAAGCGAACAGGGCCGCCTGCAAGGGTGGTTCGACGCGATGGGCATCCGCTATGGCGACCGCGTCGCAATTGAAGATCCGTCGCTTTATGGAGCATCCTCGGCGCAATCGACCGTCCGTGCGATGGTCGAGCGACGCGGCCTTCTGCTCAGCAAGGATGTTCCGGTGACTACCGGCGCGGTTCCCGAAGGACATATCCGCGTTGTCGTGACGCGCGCATCAGCGTCGGTGCCGGGGTGTCCCGACTGGGGCACCAAATCGTCGCTGAACCCGCTCAACGCGACGTCGTCCAACTATGGCTGCGCGACCAACAGCAATCTTGCCGCGATGGTCGCCGACCCCAACGACCTCATCAAGGGCACGCGCGACACGGGCCATGACCCGGTTGCGGCCACGCGCGCAATTCAGACCTATCGCACGAAGCCCCAGACCGGAGCCGGCGAACTGACCAAAACATCGACGAGCGGAGGCGGCCAGTGA
- a CDS encoding type II secretion system F family protein, whose translation MNLPVILIVVGAVMAFAVLAILLGGPSAGKAKSRRLAMVKDRHAASTEAVVAAQMRKTIQSAGRRGDSSLTSLLPRRDELEKRIRRTGKSWTLTQYMFASMGLFVIATGAMLIVRAPFPMAALVGLLIGLGLPYMVVGMAIRKRVTQFNARFPDAIDLLVRGLRSGLPVTETFQVVSQELPGPVGEEFKGVVERIRIGNTMEAALQESAEMLGTPEFQFFCITIQIQRETGGNLAETLANLSDVLRKRAQMKLKIRAMSSEAKASAYIVGALPFFVFGVVWTVNPSYLAGFFVEQRLIVAGIGGLIWMSIGAGIMAKMVNFEI comes from the coding sequence ATGAACCTGCCAGTCATCCTTATCGTCGTCGGGGCCGTCATGGCTTTTGCGGTTCTTGCGATCCTTCTTGGCGGTCCGTCGGCGGGCAAGGCGAAGTCGCGGCGGTTGGCGATGGTCAAGGATCGCCATGCCGCTTCGACCGAGGCGGTCGTCGCGGCGCAGATGCGCAAGACCATCCAGTCGGCGGGCCGCCGGGGAGATTCGTCGCTGACCAGCCTGCTTCCCCGCCGTGACGAGCTGGAAAAGCGCATCCGGCGGACGGGCAAAAGCTGGACGCTCACCCAATATATGTTCGCGTCGATGGGGCTGTTCGTCATCGCCACCGGTGCGATGCTGATCGTCCGCGCGCCGTTTCCGATGGCGGCGCTGGTCGGGCTGCTCATCGGCCTCGGCCTGCCCTATATGGTCGTCGGCATGGCGATCAGGAAGCGCGTGACGCAGTTCAATGCCCGCTTTCCCGATGCGATCGACCTGCTCGTGCGCGGGCTTCGGTCGGGTCTGCCGGTGACCGAGACATTCCAGGTCGTCAGCCAGGAACTTCCCGGCCCGGTAGGCGAGGAGTTCAAGGGCGTCGTCGAACGGATCCGGATCGGCAACACCATGGAGGCGGCGCTCCAGGAATCGGCCGAAATGCTCGGCACGCCCGAGTTCCAGTTCTTCTGCATCACCATCCAGATCCAGCGCGAGACGGGCGGCAACCTTGCCGAGACGCTGGCCAACCTGTCGGACGTGCTGCGCAAACGCGCGCAGATGAAGCTGAAAATCCGTGCAATGTCGTCGGAAGCCAAGGCGTCGGCCTACATCGTCGGCGCACTTCCCTTCTTCGTCTTCGGCGTCGTGTGGACGGTGAATCCCAGCTATCTGGCCGGCTTCTTCGTCGAACAACGTTTGATCGTCGCGGGGATCGGCGGGCTGATCTGGATGAGCATCGGCGCCGGAATCATGGCCAAGATGGTCAATTTCGAGATTTGA